A genomic segment from Lytechinus variegatus isolate NC3 chromosome 10, Lvar_3.0, whole genome shotgun sequence encodes:
- the LOC121422316 gene encoding cerebellar degeneration-related protein 2-like, giving the protein MPFEMEDLIDDVDGVADGWYENDLHLAAELGKTLLERNKDLEASLLDTQQQNDEQAMQIVYLEKQLHILRDVTESKSHIYEQLDLSSQELDAENQRLKHDLKTAQQRVLRMTETVEHLEHQVHDQGTTIEQLRIAEKERLRERRRLERVHDAMVSNGWGGLPLRRAHSFDLGKPSADSLFEEELSNLQILNRNLKQELALKEQRENELESELAVIVRENKALENRNRELQVKSRMFEIKRDYRSLDNLNETVCKYCDSVMTLGSDEKSEDSDRQSESNNDKELKRCSSLDLRPIAEELSQESRCPLPNHDLVHSKADGVSILGEIDAQYHNLMDKYTTLLTRSRSASFHESTSKPRTNSLRRKKDSSSKDGGDLSSSPTKASSLSLTGSCPSSSSSPKQETAPCPVDNHFDTGPPEYKALFKRIYEVLHRPLKKPKPKLDNS; this is encoded by the exons ATGCCTTTTGAGATGGAAGATTTGATCGACGACGTCGACGGTGTTGCAGATGGATGGTATGAAAATg ACCTTCATCTGGCAGCAGAGCTTGGCAAGACACTCCTTGAAAGGAATAAAGATCTGGAGGCAAGCCTGCTAGATACGcaacaacaaaatgatgaaCAAGCCATGCAGATCGTG tACTTGGAGAAGCAGCTTCACATCCTGCGTGATGTCACTGAGTCCAAGTCCCACATCTACGAGCAGCTTGATTTGAGTTCACAGGAGCTGGATGCCGAGAACCAGCGGCTTAAACATGACCTCAAAACCGCTCAGCAGAGGGTTCTAAG GATGACTGAAACTGTTGAACACCTAGAACATCAAGTGCATGACCAGGGAACTACCATAGAGCAGCTGAGGATAGCAGAGAAAGAGCGATTAAGAGAGCGCAGGCGTCTGGAACGAGTTCATGATGCTATGGTCTCCAATGGCTGGGGAGGGCTCCCTCTGAGGCGAGCTCACAGCTTTGACTTGGGCAAACCATCCGCTGACAGCCTGTTTGAAGAAGAGTTAAGTAATCTGCAAATCCTTAATCGCAACCTGAAGCAAGAACTGGCCCTTAAAGAACAGAGAGAGAATGAGCTGGAGTCTGAACTGGCTGTCATTGTTCGCGAGAACAAAGCACTTGAGAATCGCAATCGCGAGCTGCAGGTGAAATCCAGGATGTTTGAAATCAAGAGAGATTATCGGTCACTGGACAACCTGAATGAAACTGTCTGCAAATACTGCGATAGTGTAATGACTTTGGGTAGCGATGAGAAATCAGAAGACTCTGACAGGCAGAGTGAGTCAAATAATGACAAGGAACTGAAGCGGTGTAGTAGTCTTGACCTGCGACCAATAGCCGAGGAGCTTAGCCAAGAGTCTAGGTGTCCTTTGCCGAACCATGACCTGGTCCACTCCAAAGCGGATGGTGTGTCAATACTTGGTGAGATCGATGCCCAATACCACAACCTCATGGACAAGTACACCACTCTGCTGACGCGCAGTCGCAGTGCCTCCTTCCACGAGTCCACCAGCAAACCAAGGACAAACAGCCTCCGACGCAAGAAAGATTCATCATCCAAGGATGGAGGAGACCTGAGCTCTTCTCCTACCAAGGCTTCCAGCTTGAGCCTCACAGGCTCTTGCCCTTCTTCTTCCAGCTCTCCGAAGCAAGAGACAGCCCCTTGTCCGGTGGACAACCATTTTGATACCGGGCCGCCAGAGTATAAAGCACTCTTTAAAAGGATATATGAGGTTTTGCATAGACCTCTCAAAAAACCCAAGCCCAAGCTTGATAATTCATGA